The genomic window GCCTGGGAAAATCCGTTATTTGCCATTAAAAATAATGACACCGCCACAAAGGACAGGAATGCGAAAATCTTGAACAAACCCTTTGCCATCTTGTTTCTCCTCAGTGAAGTTATTCATTAATGAATTAATTTGTTAAAAAATATATTCAAGCATCAGAAATATCAAGGAAATTTTTTTGCGGGAATATATGGGGCTGAAGGCCCCTGCCGGGCGGCAGGGGCCGGTAATCAATTTATACCAAAAAGCTTTCGCGGCCGTTCTTCCTGAACCCTTCCTTGATCTCGAGAAATTTTTCCTTCGTCAGGGGATTATAGGTGCTCCCGCCGCGCTCCCGGAAATAAACCTTCATATCCGGATTTTTCTCGACATTGAAGTAATCCTTCTTGTAAGGCCGCACCATGATCTTCTGCGTGTCCGTGACCGGGAAGTGATCGATGATGCGGATGTAATCAGGCATCCATTTCGGGTCCATGCCCCCTTCCTTCTGCTGCCGGAGGAGCCATTCATGGGCCTCCTCCGGGTTGAAGGCGCAGTTCTTCTTGAGCTGGACCGTCACCATGACGCGCTCGTCCGCCACGTGGCAGGGAGCGCCGTAGGCCACGGCGATATCCACGCCGGGGATCTCCTGGGCGAAGTGGAGCACGTTCTCGGCCGAAAAGTTCTCTCCGTCCTTGCGGATCCAGTCGTCGGTGCGGCCGTTGAAGTAGAGGTAGCGCTTGCCGTTGACGACGCGAACATGGCCCAGGTCGCCCGAATGGTACATGCCGTTGCGGAACTTCTGGCTGGTGGCGCCCTTGTTGTCGAAATAGCCGTCGAACCTGAGGTTGTCCGTGCCGACCTTCCGGCATATCTCGCCGACCGCCTCGTCGTAGTTGGCGAGCTTTCCATTGGCGTCCGCCTGGCCCGGCGGGCATTCCTTCCCCTCCTCGTCAAGGATCAGGACGTCCTTCGGCGCCTGCCCCACGCACTCGATCGGGTCGCCGGGCCTGTTGGCGGTGGTGATGACCGCCTCCGTGGAGCCGTAGATCTCGAAGATATGCTCCATGCCGAGATAACGCTTCAGGTTGATCCTGTCTATGATCGAGGCGCCGTTGCCGTAGGCCACGCGGAACCTGTTTTTCGGATTATTGGCAAGGGCCTTCTCGATGGCCTCGCCGCTGCCATATTTCTTCTCCAGCGCGTCGATGATATAGTGGAGCGGCTGACCGACGTAGTTCAGGAAGGTCACGCCATACTCCAGCATGTCCTTTTCGAAGGCGCTGGCGCTGAATTTTCTCTTGAGCACGAAGCTGCCCCCGGCGATGAGCTGGGGCAGGATGCCGATGTACCAGGCGTTGGAGTGGAACAGCGGCATCGAGATGTATCCGCGGTCCTTGTTGGTGAGCTTCACCGCGCCCTGTACCACGAAGCCGGCGCCCACGAGCTTGATATGGGTGCAGGGAACGCCCTTGGGCATCCCCGTTGTTCCGGAGGTGTATATGACGATGACCGGGCTGAAGTTGTCCACCGGCACCCTGTAGCGCGCGGGAACCTTCGGTTCCGATTCTTGAATGGCCTTTTCGAGGCTTCCGTACCCGGTCT from Spirochaetota bacterium includes these protein-coding regions:
- a CDS encoding AMP-binding protein, with the translated sequence MNLKTFLRRFLWFVNFRSMIKLTMWLMITRRKRVLFIFEGREYTYGEAYREACRYANFFLAVRKKKVEEGKLGRNDRLAVGIYMENTPEYVFASLAAGLSNSILFAINTGFRGETLAKVIDQAKVSFLILNTNSAEEVAKVACEMTVITPKDFLCVGTDDEIKKTGYGSLEKAIQESEPKVPARYRVPVDNFSPVIVIYTSGTTGMPKGVPCTHIKLVGAGFVVQGAVKLTNKDRGYISMPLFHSNAWYIGILPQLIAGGSFVLKRKFSASAFEKDMLEYGVTFLNYVGQPLHYIIDALEKKYGSGEAIEKALANNPKNRFRVAYGNGASIIDRINLKRYLGMEHIFEIYGSTEAVITTANRPGDPIECVGQAPKDVLILDEEGKECPPGQADANGKLANYDEAVGEICRKVGTDNLRFDGYFDNKGATSQKFRNGMYHSGDLGHVRVVNGKRYLYFNGRTDDWIRKDGENFSAENVLHFAQEIPGVDIAVAYGAPCHVADERVMVTVQLKKNCAFNPEEAHEWLLRQQKEGGMDPKWMPDYIRIIDHFPVTDTQKIMVRPYKKDYFNVEKNPDMKVYFRERGGSTYNPLTKEKFLEIKEGFRKNGRESFLV